A single window of [Clostridium] hylemonae DSM 15053 DNA harbors:
- a CDS encoding beta-propeller domain-containing protein → MDKREQDILTQLDEKTKNIEVSDSLRPDAVKKTLEENSRKAGKWRLSRAACLAAACLVLAAGVSAAVLRYGGGGDRVQTGKTSPAASGGKIASAKDYDQVYSYIENYNKQMDREEAEFKIEESSEISSEDASFQSARNAGAEADKADAGTREAEYSSTNVRQEGVDEADTAKTDGKYLYVLKDSRQEVAIVEAKEGSLKEYGNIQAEEGTRIEEFYLNPEKKKLVMVCSSTGDSGDSLLRDMNYNGAAEAVTYDVSNPSKPVETGRIKQSGTYSSSRMSGDYVYLFSTYYAGAGIARDDEKSFVPLVNGRPLASDAIYLPQTDMANMYEVVTSLDIEDPDTITDSKAIFSKGGEIYVSNENIYYYENEWEGSGRTNTTVRRIAYKDGRLKAEAQGTFDGYLNDSFSIDEYKGYLRVAVTAGDTNAVYILDDKLKITGSIEGLAKDERIYSARFMGDTGYFVTFRETDPLYSVDLSDPEKPEIKGALKIPGFSDYLHFYGENLLIGIGMDVDEKTSVTGGVKLTMFDISDMTDVKEKDTYVLDNVYGTDVSYDHRAALIDAGKNMIGFPGYEAGGQKYFLFSYDSREGFKCLLDEEINGSGMMAARGIYIGDVLYIVQGNVVESYSLGDYSKIDDIIL, encoded by the coding sequence ATGGATAAAAGGGAACAGGATATTCTGACACAGTTAGATGAGAAGACGAAGAACATCGAGGTGTCGGACAGCTTACGTCCTGATGCGGTGAAAAAGACACTGGAAGAAAACAGCCGGAAAGCCGGAAAATGGCGTCTGAGCCGGGCTGCCTGCCTGGCGGCCGCCTGTCTTGTTCTGGCGGCCGGGGTATCCGCGGCTGTACTGCGGTACGGCGGAGGCGGAGACCGTGTACAGACAGGGAAAACATCTCCGGCGGCCAGCGGCGGGAAGATAGCTTCGGCCAAGGATTATGACCAGGTCTATTCTTATATAGAAAACTATAATAAGCAGATGGATCGTGAAGAAGCTGAGTTCAAAATAGAGGAGAGCAGCGAGATATCATCGGAAGATGCCTCCTTCCAGTCTGCCCGCAATGCCGGCGCAGAAGCAGACAAGGCAGACGCAGGCACAAGGGAGGCCGAATACTCGTCCACAAATGTACGGCAGGAAGGCGTGGATGAGGCGGATACGGCCAAGACGGACGGCAAATACCTCTATGTACTGAAAGACAGCCGCCAGGAAGTGGCCATAGTGGAAGCAAAAGAAGGCAGTCTTAAAGAGTATGGAAATATACAGGCAGAAGAAGGGACGAGAATAGAGGAATTCTATCTCAACCCGGAGAAAAAGAAGCTGGTCATGGTCTGCAGCAGCACAGGGGATAGCGGAGACAGTCTGCTGCGGGATATGAATTACAATGGGGCGGCAGAAGCCGTAACGTATGATGTGTCAAATCCGTCCAAACCCGTTGAGACCGGCAGAATAAAGCAGAGCGGAACTTACAGTTCATCCAGAATGTCAGGAGACTATGTATATCTGTTCAGCACATACTATGCCGGGGCCGGCATTGCCCGGGATGATGAGAAGTCCTTTGTACCTCTTGTGAACGGCAGGCCGCTGGCAAGCGACGCGATATATCTTCCGCAGACAGATATGGCCAATATGTATGAGGTCGTCACGTCGCTTGACATAGAGGACCCGGACACGATCACGGACAGCAAAGCAATCTTTTCCAAAGGCGGAGAGATATATGTGAGCAATGAGAACATCTATTATTATGAAAATGAGTGGGAGGGATCCGGCAGAACAAATACAACGGTACGCAGAATTGCATATAAGGACGGAAGGCTAAAGGCAGAGGCGCAGGGCACATTCGACGGTTATCTGAATGACTCCTTCTCCATAGATGAGTACAAAGGATACCTGAGAGTGGCGGTAACGGCGGGAGATACCAACGCGGTCTACATTCTGGACGACAAGCTGAAGATCACTGGTTCCATAGAAGGCCTGGCGAAAGACGAACGCATATATTCTGCAAGATTTATGGGAGATACAGGGTACTTTGTGACATTCCGGGAGACAGACCCTCTGTATTCTGTAGATCTGTCCGATCCTGAAAAGCCGGAGATAAAAGGGGCGCTGAAAATACCCGGTTTCTCAGATTATCTGCACTTTTACGGAGAAAACCTGCTCATAGGGATCGGCATGGACGTGGATGAGAAGACCTCCGTCACCGGAGGTGTGAAGCTTACGATGTTTGACATATCCGATATGACGGATGTGAAAGAGAAAGACACGTATGTGCTGGATAATGTATACGGTACGGATGTATCTTACGATCACAGGGCGGCATTGATCGACGCCGGGAAAAATATGATCGGTTTTCCGGGATACGAGGCAGGGGGGCAGAAATATTTTCTGTTCAGCTACGACAGCCGGGAGGGATTTAAATGTCTCTTGGATGAAGAGATAAACGGCAGCGGGATGATGGCCGCACGGGGGATCTATATAGGAGATGTTCTGTATATTGTCCAGGGCAATGTGGTAGAGTCATACAGCCTGGGGGATTACAGTAAAATTGATGATATCATCCTTTAG
- a CDS encoding RNA polymerase sigma factor, translating into MKCDASMFAQLYETVYQDLYRFALCLMKNGHDAEDAVSEAVVSAYENIGKLRKAEAFKSWIFTILANVCRKRLRKEAEKQKNQQPFDTYWEEAQEQPDYGLALDVRQAFFVLEEEEQLVIGLSVFGGYNSGEIGAMLKLNASTVRSKRKRALEKMECVLR; encoded by the coding sequence ATGAAATGTGATGCAAGCATGTTTGCGCAATTATATGAGACGGTCTACCAGGATCTGTACCGGTTTGCCCTGTGCCTGATGAAAAATGGGCATGATGCGGAAGACGCGGTCAGCGAGGCGGTAGTATCTGCCTATGAAAATATTGGAAAGCTCCGGAAGGCGGAGGCGTTCAAGAGCTGGATCTTTACGATCCTGGCCAATGTCTGCAGGAAAAGGCTGCGTAAGGAAGCGGAAAAGCAGAAGAACCAGCAGCCCTTTGATACATATTGGGAGGAGGCGCAGGAGCAGCCGGATTATGGTCTGGCCCTGGATGTGCGGCAGGCGTTTTTTGTGCTGGAAGAGGAAGAGCAGCTCGTGATAGGCCTGTCGGTATTCGGCGGGTATAACAGCGGTGAGATCGGCGCCATGCTGAAGCTGAACGCCAGCACGGTGCGATCCAAAAGGAAACGGGCGCTGGAAAAGATGGAGTGTGTGCTTAGATAA
- a CDS encoding hydratase — MVKLYDKGVYLLNGTKIVEDAAEAAAGTGQAVSQEEAAKNTMAYSILEAHNTSGNMDRLQIKFDKLTSHDITFVGIIQTARASGLERFPIPYVLTNCHNSLCAVGGTINEDDHMFGLTCAKKYGGVYVPPHQAVIHQYAREMLAGGSRMILGSDSHTRYGALGTMAMGEGGPELVKQLLGKTYDIKMPGVVGIYLDGEPARGVGPQDVALAIIGATFANGYVNNKVMEFVGPGVGKLSADFRIGIDVMTTETTCLSSIWKTDDKIKEFYEIHGRAEDYRELNPGAVTYYDGMVYVNLSEIKPMIAMPFHPSNVYTIDEVNANLKDVLHDVEQKALVSLDGAVDYSLQDKIVDGKLYVEQGIIAGCAGGGFENICAAADIIRGKYIGADEFTFSVYPASTPIYMELVKNGAVADLMQAGTIVKTAFCGPCFGAGDTPANNAFSIRHSTRNFPNREGSKLQNGQISSVALMDARSIAATAANKGFLTSAADIDVEYKGQKYHFDKEIYANRVFDSKGEADPSVEIKFGPNIKDWPEMPALPEHLVLKVVSEIHDPVTTTDELIPSGETSSYRSNPLGLAEFALSRKDPAYVGRAKEVQKAQKAIEAGKCPLEVLDELKPVMGEVRKMFPDAGEGNIGVGSTIFAVKPGDGSAREQAASCQKVLGGWANIANEYATKRYRSNLINWGMLPFITTEDHQNLSFKNGDYIFVPDIKKAIEDKTAEIKAYVVGSGLKEITLSVGDMTDAEREIILKGCLINYYKG, encoded by the coding sequence ATGGTGAAATTATACGATAAAGGTGTTTATCTGCTGAATGGCACAAAGATCGTGGAGGACGCGGCGGAAGCGGCGGCCGGAACAGGGCAGGCCGTGTCTCAGGAAGAGGCCGCGAAGAATACGATGGCATACAGCATTCTGGAAGCGCACAACACTTCCGGCAATATGGATCGTCTGCAGATCAAGTTTGACAAACTGACGTCCCATGACATTACGTTTGTGGGTATTATCCAGACGGCGAGGGCTTCGGGGCTTGAACGGTTTCCGATCCCTTATGTGCTGACGAACTGCCACAACTCGCTCTGTGCGGTGGGCGGAACGATCAATGAGGATGACCATATGTTCGGCCTGACATGTGCAAAGAAATACGGCGGTGTGTATGTACCTCCTCATCAGGCAGTCATTCATCAGTATGCCCGTGAGATGCTTGCGGGTGGCAGCAGGATGATACTTGGCTCGGACAGCCATACAAGATACGGCGCACTCGGCACGATGGCCATGGGTGAAGGCGGGCCGGAACTCGTGAAGCAGCTGCTCGGGAAGACATACGATATCAAGATGCCGGGCGTCGTGGGCATCTATCTGGACGGCGAGCCGGCCAGGGGCGTGGGTCCTCAGGATGTGGCGCTTGCCATCATCGGGGCTACATTTGCCAATGGATATGTCAATAATAAAGTGATGGAATTTGTCGGACCTGGAGTAGGAAAGCTGAGCGCAGATTTCCGTATCGGCATAGATGTCATGACGACAGAGACAACGTGCCTGTCCTCCATATGGAAGACAGACGACAAGATCAAAGAGTTCTATGAGATCCACGGCAGAGCTGAGGACTACAGGGAACTGAACCCCGGCGCGGTCACATATTATGACGGCATGGTATACGTGAACCTGAGTGAGATCAAACCGATGATCGCGATGCCGTTCCACCCGTCTAATGTATATACGATAGATGAGGTGAACGCTAACCTGAAGGACGTGCTTCACGATGTGGAACAGAAAGCGCTCGTGAGCCTGGACGGCGCGGTCGACTATTCTCTCCAGGACAAGATCGTGGACGGAAAGCTGTATGTGGAGCAGGGGATCATCGCAGGATGCGCCGGCGGCGGTTTTGAAAATATCTGCGCGGCGGCGGACATTATACGTGGAAAATATATCGGAGCGGATGAATTTACGTTCAGCGTATATCCGGCAAGTACACCGATCTACATGGAGCTTGTCAAAAACGGCGCGGTCGCGGATCTTATGCAGGCGGGTACGATCGTAAAGACAGCCTTCTGCGGTCCGTGCTTCGGCGCGGGGGATACGCCGGCCAACAACGCGTTCTCCATCCGCCATTCAACGAGAAACTTCCCGAACAGAGAAGGCTCTAAGCTGCAGAACGGGCAGATATCATCCGTGGCGCTTATGGACGCGCGCTCCATCGCGGCCACTGCGGCGAACAAAGGCTTCCTCACATCAGCGGCAGATATTGATGTAGAATATAAAGGACAGAAGTACCATTTTGACAAAGAAATATATGCGAACAGAGTATTTGACAGTAAGGGGGAGGCAGACCCGTCTGTCGAGATCAAGTTCGGACCGAATATCAAGGACTGGCCTGAGATGCCCGCGCTGCCGGAGCACCTTGTACTAAAAGTAGTGTCGGAGATCCACGATCCGGTCACGACGACGGATGAGCTTATCCCGTCCGGCGAGACATCCTCTTACCGCTCCAATCCGCTCGGACTTGCAGAATTTGCGCTGTCCAGGAAGGATCCGGCTTATGTGGGCCGGGCGAAAGAAGTGCAGAAGGCGCAGAAAGCGATCGAAGCAGGCAAGTGCCCGCTCGAAGTGCTGGATGAGTTAAAGCCGGTGATGGGTGAAGTGCGCAAGATGTTCCCGGATGCAGGGGAAGGAAATATCGGTGTCGGAAGCACGATCTTCGCCGTGAAGCCGGGAGACGGTTCCGCGAGAGAACAGGCGGCGTCCTGCCAGAAAGTTCTGGGCGGATGGGCAAATATCGCCAATGAATATGCCACGAAGAGATACCGCTCCAATCTGATCAACTGGGGAATGCTCCCGTTCATCACAACGGAAGACCATCAGAACCTGAGCTTTAAGAACGGAGATTATATCTTTGTGCCGGACATCAAAAAGGCGATCGAAGATAAGACGGCGGAAATCAAAGCATATGTAGTCGGCAGCGGACTGAAAGAGATCACACTGAGCGTCGGTGATATGACGGATGCTGAGCGCGAGATCATCCTGAAAGGATGCCTTATAAATTACTACAAAGGATAA
- a CDS encoding PucR family transcriptional regulator, whose translation MLSNQVLHKTVQDIRRITELEGSVWDLRGTCLVMTNEKQTALYKKVSEFIKNAEETEEYIEDGAGLFLVSGEESPEYVLALCGDQADIATAGRLGASQLENLISAYRERMDKNRFIQNLILDNLLLVDVYNQAKKMKIPAELRRAVFLIEPKHEGENLVLETLKGLYATGSRDFVTAVDEGHIILVKALEKTEDYKDMNQTAKVIADTLNMEAMVSVRVAYGTIIEELKDVSKSYKEAAMALEVGRVFYAEKNILAYSELGIGRLIHQLPASLCEMFLKEVFEGGGAGEFDEEELATVYTFFDNNLNISETARQLYVHRNTLVYRLEKIQKKTGLDVRVFDDALTFKIAMMVANHMKYIKE comes from the coding sequence ATGTTATCGAATCAGGTATTGCATAAGACCGTCCAGGATATCCGGAGGATAACGGAGCTGGAAGGCTCTGTCTGGGACTTGCGCGGGACATGCCTTGTGATGACGAACGAGAAGCAGACAGCGCTTTATAAGAAGGTGTCAGAATTCATTAAAAACGCCGAGGAGACGGAAGAGTATATCGAGGACGGCGCAGGGCTGTTTCTTGTCAGTGGTGAGGAATCGCCGGAATATGTGCTGGCGCTTTGCGGGGACCAGGCTGATATTGCCACGGCGGGACGCCTTGGGGCCAGCCAGCTTGAGAATCTGATCTCTGCATACAGGGAAAGAATGGACAAGAACCGTTTTATCCAGAATCTGATCCTGGACAATCTGCTGCTGGTAGATGTCTATAATCAGGCGAAGAAGATGAAGATACCGGCAGAGCTGCGAAGAGCTGTCTTTCTTATTGAACCGAAGCATGAAGGTGAGAATCTTGTACTCGAGACGTTAAAGGGGCTGTACGCCACCGGCAGCAGAGACTTTGTGACGGCCGTGGATGAGGGACATATTATTCTTGTGAAGGCGCTGGAGAAGACAGAAGATTACAAAGATATGAACCAGACTGCAAAGGTTATCGCGGATACACTGAATATGGAGGCCATGGTCAGTGTCCGTGTGGCATACGGTACGATAATCGAGGAACTGAAGGATGTATCGAAGTCTTATAAAGAAGCCGCTATGGCGCTGGAAGTCGGCCGTGTATTCTATGCGGAAAAAAATATACTGGCGTACAGTGAGCTTGGGATAGGGCGGCTCATACACCAGCTTCCGGCATCGCTGTGTGAAATGTTTTTAAAAGAAGTGTTTGAAGGCGGAGGGGCCGGTGAATTTGACGAGGAAGAGCTGGCTACTGTCTATACATTTTTTGACAACAACCTGAACATTTCGGAGACGGCAAGGCAGTTATATGTGCACAGAAACACACTTGTGTACAGGCTGGAAAAGATCCAGAAGAAAACCGGGCTTGACGTGAGAGTGTTCGACGACGCGCTCACATTTAAGATAGCTATGATGGTTGCAAACCATATGAAATATATAAAAGAGTAG
- a CDS encoding MATE family efflux transporter produces MKRSADTSLFSTFLKYVLFNVTGMVGLSCYILADTLFIARGLGPDGLTALNLAIPVYSFIHGTGLMAGMGGATRYSIQKAAGSNAAARRTFTTAVITALVLSSAFVLAAVLGDRALTSLLGAGGSVFEMTRIYLKIILLFAPAFMLNNVVLCFVRNDGSPNLSMAAMLAGSFSNIILDYVFIFPLGMGIFGAVIATSLAPVISLAVLSLHLLSSRSGLQFERPAHIVRSSAGLLSLGLSSFIAEAASGIVMITFNFIILSLKGNLGVAAYGIIANLSLVVTSIYTGTAQGSQPLLSEAHGAGRQDSIRRVYTYAVTLALGFSVMIYGLLALLRNPVISLFNQNKDTALAAMAGQGILLYFTAFLFVGVNIISAIFFSCVEQARLSFTLAMMRGLVLLLPLVILMSRLFGMTGVWLSFPATELLTCAAAVIFVRRYWKKQRT; encoded by the coding sequence ATGAAACGCTCAGCAGACACTTCACTGTTTTCAACATTCTTAAAATATGTACTCTTCAACGTCACGGGGATGGTCGGCCTGTCCTGCTACATCCTGGCCGACACTTTGTTTATCGCCCGCGGACTGGGACCCGACGGCCTGACCGCGCTGAACCTGGCGATTCCGGTCTACAGCTTCATCCACGGCACAGGGCTCATGGCCGGTATGGGAGGCGCCACCAGATACTCCATCCAGAAAGCGGCCGGCAGCAATGCGGCGGCGCGCCGGACCTTCACCACAGCGGTCATCACAGCGCTCGTCCTGTCCTCTGCTTTCGTATTGGCCGCAGTCCTTGGAGACCGTGCGCTTACCTCACTTTTAGGCGCCGGCGGATCGGTATTCGAGATGACACGTATCTATCTGAAAATCATCCTGCTGTTTGCGCCGGCCTTTATGCTGAATAACGTTGTGCTCTGTTTTGTCAGAAACGACGGGAGCCCGAACTTGTCCATGGCAGCGATGCTGGCCGGCAGTTTCTCCAATATCATACTGGATTATGTCTTTATCTTCCCGCTCGGTATGGGAATCTTCGGCGCTGTGATCGCCACCAGCCTCGCCCCGGTCATAAGCCTCGCCGTTCTCTCCCTCCACCTGCTCTCATCCCGAAGCGGACTCCAGTTTGAACGGCCGGCGCATATTGTGAGAAGCAGCGCCGGACTGCTCTCACTCGGCCTGTCGTCCTTTATCGCGGAGGCGGCGTCCGGTATCGTGATGATCACCTTTAACTTTATCATTCTGTCACTGAAAGGCAATCTGGGCGTGGCAGCCTACGGCATAATCGCAAATCTGTCTCTTGTCGTCACCTCCATCTATACGGGCACCGCGCAGGGGAGCCAGCCGCTGCTCAGTGAAGCACACGGCGCCGGCCGCCAGGACAGCATACGCAGAGTGTACACATACGCCGTCACGCTTGCCTTGGGCTTTTCGGTCATGATCTACGGCCTGCTGGCCCTCCTTCGGAATCCTGTCATAAGCCTGTTCAACCAGAACAAAGACACGGCCCTGGCCGCTATGGCCGGACAGGGCATCCTCCTATACTTCACTGCATTTTTGTTTGTCGGTGTAAATATCATCTCCGCCATATTCTTCAGCTGCGTGGAACAGGCAAGACTTTCTTTTACGCTTGCGATGATGCGGGGCCTCGTCCTTCTTCTCCCGCTCGTGATCCTGATGTCCCGGCTGTTTGGCATGACAGGAGTATGGCTTTCCTTTCCTGCCACAGAGCTGCTCACATGCGCGGCCGCCGTCATTTTTGTCCGTCGGTATTGGAAAAAGCAGCGCACGTAA
- a CDS encoding ABC transporter ATP-binding protein, with protein MASLSLKHINKVYPNGFEAVKDFNLEIDDKEFIIFVGPSGCGKSTTLRMIAGLEEISSGELKIGDKVVNDVEPKDRDIAMVFQNYALYPHMTVYDNMAFGLKLRKTPKDEIDKMVREAARILDLEQLLDRKPKALSGGQRQRVAMGRAIVRDPKVFLMDEPLSNLDAKLRGQMRIEISKLHQRLGTTIIYVTHDQTEAMTLGTRIVVMNAGIVQQVDTPQTLYDYPCNLFVAGFIGSPQMNFIDAVCKVNGDKVVLQAGPSAIELPPAKAKKLIDGGYDGKTVVLGIRPEDVHDEQMFIESSPNTVIEATIRVYEMLGAEVYLYFDYEGSNMTARVDPRTTARTGDTVKFALDAEKIHVFDKETELTITN; from the coding sequence ATGGCAAGTTTATCATTAAAGCACATTAACAAAGTATATCCAAACGGATTTGAAGCAGTTAAAGATTTTAATCTTGAGATCGACGACAAGGAGTTCATCATATTTGTCGGACCGTCCGGATGCGGTAAGTCTACAACGCTTCGTATGATCGCGGGTCTGGAGGAGATTTCTTCCGGTGAGCTCAAAATTGGGGATAAAGTGGTAAATGACGTAGAGCCGAAGGACAGAGATATCGCTATGGTATTCCAGAACTACGCGCTCTATCCGCACATGACTGTTTATGACAATATGGCATTTGGCCTTAAGCTGAGAAAGACGCCGAAGGATGAGATCGACAAGATGGTGCGTGAGGCGGCAAGGATCCTTGATCTGGAGCAGCTTCTGGACCGTAAGCCAAAGGCTCTGTCAGGCGGTCAGAGACAGCGTGTTGCCATGGGCCGCGCCATTGTCCGTGACCCGAAGGTATTCCTTATGGATGAGCCTCTTTCCAACCTGGACGCAAAGCTGCGCGGCCAGATGCGTATTGAGATCTCCAAGCTGCACCAGAGACTTGGAACGACGATCATCTATGTAACACACGACCAGACAGAGGCTATGACACTCGGTACAAGGATCGTAGTTATGAATGCAGGTATCGTACAGCAGGTAGATACGCCGCAGACATTATATGATTATCCATGCAACCTGTTCGTGGCAGGATTTATCGGTTCTCCTCAGATGAACTTTATCGACGCCGTGTGCAAGGTGAACGGCGACAAGGTAGTGCTCCAGGCAGGACCTTCCGCGATCGAGCTTCCGCCTGCAAAAGCGAAGAAGCTTATCGACGGCGGTTACGACGGAAAGACTGTAGTGCTCGGTATCCGTCCGGAGGACGTGCACGATGAGCAGATGTTTATCGAGTCTTCCCCGAACACAGTGATAGAAGCGACGATCCGTGTATATGAGATGCTCGGCGCAGAAGTATATCTGTACTTTGATTATGAGGGCTCCAATATGACGGCAAGGGTTGATCCGAGAACGACAGCAAGAACAGGAGATACCGTGAAGTTTGCTCTCGATGCAGAGAAGATCCACGTATTTGATAAAGAGACAGAACTTACGATCACAAACTAA
- the rsmI gene encoding 16S rRNA (cytidine(1402)-2'-O)-methyltransferase: MSGTLYLCATPIGNLEDMTFRAVRVLKEADLIAAEDTRNSIKLLNHFEIKTPMTSYHEYNKIEKGQKLVEMLRRGSDIALITDAGTPGISDPGEELVKMCYEADVTVTSVPGAAACITALTLSGLSTRRFAFEAFLPSDKKERREILEELAGETRTVVLYEAPHRLVRTLKELAQTMGDRRAAICRELTKKHETAFVTTLEEALAYYEATEPKGECVIVVEGKSRQAVREEARARWEELSVEAHMEQYLASGMSKKDAMKQVARDRGIGKRDVYQALL, encoded by the coding sequence ATGTCCGGTACATTGTATTTGTGCGCCACGCCGATCGGGAATCTGGAGGATATGACATTCAGAGCTGTGCGTGTGTTAAAAGAAGCAGATCTGATCGCGGCGGAAGATACGCGCAACAGTATCAAGCTTTTGAATCATTTTGAGATCAAGACGCCGATGACGAGCTATCATGAATATAACAAGATAGAAAAGGGACAGAAGCTTGTGGAGATGCTCCGCAGGGGCAGCGATATCGCGCTTATCACAGATGCGGGGACTCCGGGCATCTCTGATCCGGGGGAGGAACTGGTGAAAATGTGCTACGAGGCAGATGTCACCGTTACTTCTGTGCCAGGAGCCGCCGCATGTATTACGGCGCTTACGCTGTCGGGGCTGTCCACGAGAAGATTTGCCTTCGAGGCATTTCTTCCCTCTGACAAAAAAGAGCGCAGAGAGATACTGGAGGAACTGGCGGGAGAGACGAGGACGGTCGTTCTCTATGAGGCGCCGCACCGTCTTGTCAGGACGCTGAAGGAGCTGGCTCAGACGATGGGCGACCGCCGGGCCGCCATCTGCAGGGAGCTTACAAAAAAGCACGAGACAGCATTTGTCACTACGCTGGAGGAGGCGCTCGCATATTATGAGGCGACGGAACCGAAGGGAGAATGTGTCATCGTCGTGGAAGGAAAGAGCCGGCAGGCCGTCAGGGAAGAGGCCAGAGCCCGGTGGGAAGAGCTGAGTGTGGAGGCTCATATGGAGCAGTATCTTGCGTCCGGAATGTCCAAAAAAGACGCCATGAAGCAGGTTGCCAGAGACCGCGGGATCGGAAAGAGAGATGTGTACCAGGCGCTGTTATAG
- a CDS encoding tRNA1(Val) (adenine(37)-N6)-methyltransferase, producing the protein MITDLKPGERLDDLQIKGYEIIQKPGTFCFGMDAVLLSSFASVREGEAALDLGTGTGILPILLEAKNEGSRYAGLEIQEESADMARRSILHNGLEDKIDIVTGDIREAAGLFGAASFHVITTNPPYMIGDHGLKNDKEALYIARHEALVSLEDILRESAKILRPKGRFYMVHRPFRLPEIFAKMCSFKIEPKRMRLVYPYVDKEPNMVLIEGLKDGRPRMQAEPPLIVYEKSGEYTEELRSLYGV; encoded by the coding sequence ATGATAACTGATCTGAAGCCGGGCGAACGGCTGGATGACCTGCAGATAAAAGGATATGAGATAATCCAGAAGCCGGGCACGTTCTGCTTTGGAATGGATGCGGTGCTTCTCTCTTCATTTGCCTCTGTCAGGGAAGGGGAAGCCGCGCTGGATCTCGGAACGGGTACGGGCATTCTGCCGATCCTTCTTGAGGCCAAGAACGAAGGTTCGCGCTATGCCGGGCTGGAAATACAGGAAGAAAGCGCGGATATGGCGCGCCGGAGTATTCTCCACAACGGGCTTGAAGATAAGATCGACATTGTGACAGGCGATATCAGGGAGGCAGCCGGTTTATTCGGGGCGGCCTCTTTTCACGTCATTACGACGAATCCTCCGTACATGATCGGAGACCACGGACTGAAAAACGACAAGGAGGCATTATATATCGCGCGGCATGAAGCGCTCGTAAGCCTGGAGGACATCCTGCGTGAAAGTGCGAAGATACTCCGGCCGAAAGGCAGGTTCTACATGGTGCACCGCCCATTCCGCCTGCCGGAGATATTTGCCAAGATGTGCAGTTTTAAAATAGAACCAAAGCGCATGAGGCTTGTGTATCCGTATGTGGACAAGGAGCCCAACATGGTGCTGATCGAAGGGCTGAAGGACGGCAGGCCGAGGATGCAGGCGGAGCCGCCGCTCATTGTATATGAAAAGAGCGGGGAGTACACAGAAGAACTGCGCAGTCTGTATGGAGTCTAG